In uncultured Propionivibrio sp., the sequence TCCCTAGGCATCTGGCTGCAACTCCAGTCGGTAGCCGAGCCCGCGCAGCACGCGCACGCCGACGCCGGCACCGGCATCGTCGAGCTTGCGCCGCAGGCGGCTGACAAAGACTTCGATCGCCGAATGACTGGCTTCCTGATCCCAGGAATACAGCGACTCGACCATCGCCTGTTTGCTGACGACGCGCCCCGGCCGCGCCAGCAGCAGTTCAAGCACGGCGGCCTCGCGCGCCGTCAGATCAAGCTCGCGCCCCTTGACCGAGGCGATGCGCGAGCCGGGATCGAACTCAACCTCGCCGAAGACGCGCAGGTTCTGGTCGACATGACTGCGCCGCAGCAGGGCGCGCAACCGCGCTTCCAGTTCGC encodes:
- a CDS encoding response regulator transcription factor, encoding MRLLLVEDDLELANGLVNTLAQSNYAADAVHCGRDAVAACQTTAYRLIILDLGLPDEDGISVLRRLRANGLTAPVLILTARDDLKDRIAGLDAGGDDYLTKPFAFGELEARLRALLRRSHVDQNLRVFGEVEFDPGSRIASVKGRELDLTAREAAVLELLLARPGRVVSKQAMVESLYSWDQEASHSAIEVFVSRLRRKLDDAGAGVGVRVLRGLGYRLELQPDA